One genomic segment of Gammaproteobacteria bacterium includes these proteins:
- the trxB gene encoding thioredoxin-disulfide reductase — MRQVKHCRLLILGSGPAGYTAALYAARANLSPVLITGVQQGGQLMITTEVENWPGDFDGLQGPELMERMLKHVQGLNTEIIFDHIQKANLGIRPFELTGDAEKYTCDALIIATGASAKYLGLPSEEKYKGHGVSACATCDGFFYRGENVAVVGGGNTAVEEALYLANIAAQVTVIHRRDQFRAEKILANRLIKKAENGNIDIQWNRVVDEVLGDDNGVTGVRIKNTQTQQHKELAVKGLFIAIGHTPNTHLFEGQVDMENGYIIVTSGLQGNATATSVPGVFAAGDVADHVYRQAVTSAGSGCIAALDADRYLEELAARDD, encoded by the coding sequence GTGCGACAAGTCAAACACTGCCGGCTCTTGATTTTAGGTTCCGGACCTGCCGGCTACACCGCGGCCCTGTATGCCGCGCGCGCCAACCTTTCGCCAGTTCTGATTACCGGTGTACAACAAGGCGGACAACTCATGATTACCACGGAGGTGGAAAACTGGCCTGGCGATTTTGACGGACTCCAAGGCCCCGAATTGATGGAACGCATGCTAAAGCACGTGCAGGGCCTGAATACGGAGATAATCTTTGACCACATTCAAAAGGCCAACCTTGGGATCAGACCCTTCGAGCTAACGGGTGATGCCGAAAAATATACCTGCGACGCCCTGATAATTGCCACTGGCGCTTCCGCAAAATATTTAGGCCTACCCTCCGAAGAAAAATACAAGGGACACGGTGTATCTGCATGCGCAACCTGTGACGGTTTTTTCTATCGAGGTGAAAATGTTGCTGTTGTTGGTGGAGGCAATACGGCAGTAGAAGAAGCTCTTTATCTCGCCAACATTGCCGCCCAGGTAACAGTGATACATCGTCGTGACCAATTCAGAGCCGAAAAGATCCTCGCGAATCGACTCATTAAGAAAGCTGAAAACGGAAATATCGATATTCAATGGAATCGCGTCGTCGATGAAGTGTTGGGTGATGATAATGGCGTGACCGGTGTTAGGATCAAAAACACGCAGACGCAGCAACATAAGGAACTTGCCGTTAAAGGACTCTTCATTGCCATTGGCCACACACCGAATACGCACCTGTTTGAAGGCCAGGTTGACATGGAAAACGGCTACATCATCGTAACCAGTGGGCTTCAAGGCAACGCAACCGCAACGAGTGTTCCCGGTGTATTTGCTGCAGGCGACGTGGCCGATCATGTATACCGGCAAGCTGTCACGTCTGCAGGAAGTGGGTGTATAGCTGCCCTCGATGCCGACCGTTACTTAGAGGAGCTCGCTGCACGTGATGATTGA